A part of Cuculus canorus isolate bCucCan1 chromosome 23, bCucCan1.pri, whole genome shotgun sequence genomic DNA contains:
- the PHLDB1 gene encoding pleckstrin homology-like domain family B member 1 isoform X2 encodes MGSEQAAKLDGGCDAAGAGWKELHPEGRAGGTAGDSCPVRSQQQPVPESAWRLRAGTMEAPGRAPASPARRVQTIIQNSPLDLIDTGKGLKVQTEKPHLVSLGSGRLSTAITLLPLEEGRTTIGTAATDIILQGPGLAPQHCYIENERGTLTLHPCGNACAIDGVALQRPTRLTQGCTISLGQATFLRFNHPAEAKWMKSMIPAGGRSPAASFGLPAKPEALVNGSHQPAEHGRPSHSSLVSSIEKDLQDIMDSLVLEEPASSGSKKPPTRGRSPLSPMVNGGGRCLLSPPASPGTASGGSSYENASPAFSPLSSPASSGGCTSPSPSSSQEQGPAMPPLVPLRSSSYNHTVQPPQRPPGGGPGEPWPPEKLGDPRASSPRLTPRAAPRARGALQDRPPSPFREVRDPSAASRQPLGRTAPEPRLQPPESPRAARRNVESMRELPPLSPNLSRRAPSPRAAPDTPSLQPRLGREVPGSPRARRKGLEEPRGAGSPSPPLPAETPPRRPSFGSCLSPAYGLGSPAVPSPRQSPRVPRKLLGDPRLPTGPRERKNSITEISDNEDELLEYHRRQRQERVREQEMERLERQRLETILNLCAEYTKTDSAEPGDMHWLLAGDADAGRRLPRGAVALGRAVEELRQRESLERSDEENLKEECSSTESTHHEHEELAGPRAKEAQRLEEERAGILGHLDQLKSRVKELEQQLQETTREAEMERALLQGERESEAARLRQEQELAQQLQEKLSSLDSSIWKERDKERAKVDAERKELEHLRALYHESKSHLAQCPESMREQLREQMRREAEVLETEAKLFEDLEFQQLERESRLEEEREARGQQLLQSRAECHRSIARRKERVAALDAQAAQIRLQSTQEAERLARERNSVLQLLQKEKEKLVSLERRYQLVTGGRTFPKMSSALREETLHISEPFELLEGAQPLSPLPAAAASLASPATRSYPKAQEEYMRLSDVFRFCSNAHGPSLDTKASAAAPAATQRSFLLAVPPAADEMEPQTPVGPAWLPALDLEKWYQEVMAGFETSSSSVSPPSSPPPLPAKAHSSHKPLQVYRAKTEGDTGALPSRMKSGTPSSSQLNLSVLGRSPSPKLTACPPAQGPPSPAGSLPRNLAATLHDIETKRQLALQQKAEPLPAEPLQQGNLPGQQVIEEQKRRLAELKQKAAAEAQSQWEALHGQPPFPTAFPQLVHHSILHHHRPHGSGSRAEELDHAYDTLSLESSDSLETSISTGNNSACSPDNISSASGMEAGKIEEMEKMLKEAHAEKSRLMESREREMELRRQALEDERRRREQLERRLQDETARRQKLVEKEVKLREKHFSQARPLTRYLPIRKEDFNLRLHIESSGHNVDTCYHVILTEKMCKGYLVKMGGKIKSWKKRWFVFDRMKRTLSYYVDKHETKLKGVIYFQAIEEVYYDHLRSAAKSPNPALTFCVKTHDRLYYMVAPSAEAMRIWMDAIVTGAEGYTQFMS; translated from the exons ATGGGGAGCGAGCAGGCAGCCAAGTTGGACGGAGGCTGCGATGCTGCGGG AGCCGGCTGGAAGGAGCTGCACCCCGAGGGACGGGCTGGGGGCACAGCGGGCGACTCCTGCCCGGTGAGGAGCCAG cagcagcctgtgcctgAGAGTGCCTGGCGTCTCCGAGCGGGCACCATGGAGGCTCCCGGCAGGgctcctgccagcccagcccGCAGAGTCCAGACCATCATCCAG AACAGCCCCCTGGACCTGATCGACACGGGCAAGGGGCTGAAGGTGCAGACGGAGAAGCCGCACTTGGTGAGCCTGGGCAGCGGCCGGCTCAGCACCGCCATCACTCTCCTGCCCCTGGAGGAAG GGAGGACCACCATCGGCACAGCTGCGACAGACATCATCCTGCAGGGCCCTGGCCTGGCGCCCCAGCACTGCTACATCGAGAACGAGAGGGGGACGCTCACCCTGCACCCCTGCGGCAACGCCTGCGCCATCGACGGCGTGGCGCTCCAGAGGCCCACGCGCCTCACCCAGG GGTGCACCATCTCTTTGGGCCAGGCCACTTTCCTCCGCTTCAACCATCCTGCCGAGGCCAAGTGGATGAAGAGCATGATCCCGGCGGGAGGCAGGAGCCCGGCGGCTTCCTTTGGGCTACCAGCAA AGCCCGAGGCCCTGGTGAACGGCAGCCACCAGCCGGCTGAGCACGGGCGCCCCAGCCACAGCTCCCTGGTCAGCTCCATCGAGAAGGACCTGCAGGACATCATGGACTCGCTGGTGCTGGAGGAGCCGGCGTCCTCTGGCAGCAAGAAGCCACCCACCCGCGGCCGATCCCCCTTGTCCCCCATGGTGAACGGGGGTGGCCGTTGCCTCCTGTCCCCCCCGgccagccctggcacagcctcGGGGGGCTCCAGCTACGAGAATgcctccccagccttctcccCACTGTCGTCGCCGGCCAGCAGCGGCGGCTGCACCAGCCCCTcgcccagcagcagccaggagcagggcCCGGCCATGCCCCCCCTCGTCCCGCTCCGCTCCTCCAGCTACAACCACACCGTGCAGCCCCCTCAGCGCCCGCCCGGCGGGGGTCCCGGTGAGCCTTGGCCACCCGAGAAGCTGGGGGACCCCCGTGCGAGCAGCCCCCGGCTGACCCCCAGGGCGGCTCCGCGGGCGCGGGGAGCCCTGCAGGATCGGCCCCCCAGCCCCTTTCGGGAGGTGCGGGACCCCTCGGCCGCCAGCCGGCAGCCCCTTGGCAGGACGGCCCCCGAGCCCCGGCTGCAGCCCCCCGAGAGCCCGCGGGCAGCTCGCAGGAACGTGGAGAGCATGCGGGAGCTGCCCCCCCTGAGCCCCAACTTGTCGCGACGGGCCCCCAGCCCCCGGGCAGCCCCCGACACCCCCTCTTTGCAGCCCCGGCTGGGCAGGGAGGTGCCCGGCAGCCCCCGTGCCAGGCGCAAGGGGCTGGAGGAACCGAGGGGTGCCGGGAGCCCTTCGCCCCCGCTGCCAGCGGAGACCCCTCCGCGCCGCCCCAGCTTTGGCTCCTGCCTGAGCCCCGCGTACGGGCTGGGCTCCCCGGCCGTGCCCTCGCCCCGGCAGAGCCCCCGCGTCCCCAGGAAGCTGTTGGGGGACCCCCGGCTGCCAACGGGGCCTCGAGAGCGCAAGAACAGCATCACCGAGATCAGTGACAATGAGGATGAGCTGCTGGAATACCACCGGCGGCAGCGGCAGGAGCGGGTGCgggagcaggagatggagcGCCTG GAGCGGCAGCGCCTGGAGACCATCCTGAACCTCTGCGCCGAATACACCAAGACCGACAGCGCCGAGCCGGGTGACATGCACTGGCTCCTGGCTGGCGACGCGGATGCTGGCCGGCGGCTGCCCAGGGGTGCCGTGGCGCTGGGTAGAGCCGTTGAGGAGCTGCGGCAAAGGGAGAGTCTGGAGAGGTCGGACGAGGAGAACCTGAAGGAGGAGTGCAGCAGCACTGAGAGCACCCACCACGAG CACGAGGAGCTGGCTGGCCCCCGAGCCAAGGAGGCACAGCGGCTGGAGGAGGAGCGCGCTGGCATCCTCGGCCACCTGGACCAGCTGAAGAGCCGTGtcaaggagctggagcagcagctgcaggagacgACACGAGAG GCAGAGATGGAGCGGGCGCTGCTGCAAGGCGAGCGGGAATCGGAGGCGGCGCGGCTGCGGCAAGAGCAGGAGttggcacagcagctgcaggagaagctcTCCAGCCTGGACAGCAGCATCTGGAAGGAGCGGGACAAG GAAAGGGCAAAGGTTGATGCTGAAAGGAAGGAGCTAGAGCACCTCCGGGCGCTTTACCATGAGTCGAAGAGCCACCTTGCTCAGTGCCCCGAGTCAATGCGGGAGCAGTTGCGGGAGCAGATGCGAAGG GAGGCGGAGGTGCTGGAGACGGAGGCCAAGCTGTTTGAGGACCTGGAGTTCCAGCAGCTGGAGCGGGAGAGCCGCCTCGAGGAGGAGCGGGAGGCACGgggacagcagctcctgcagagccGGGCTGAGTGCCACCGCAGCATCGCCCGAAGGAAG GAGCGAGTGGCCGCACTGGatgctcaggctgcccagatcCGGCTGCAGAGCACTCAGGAGGCCGAGCGCCTGGCCAGGGAGAGGAACAGcgtcctgcagctcctgcagaag gagaaggagaaactcGTGTCTCTGGAGAGGCGATACCAGCTCGTCACCGGTGGCAGGACCTTCCCCAAAATGTCCTCAGCTCTCAGGGAG GAGACCCTCCACATCTCAGAGCCTTTTGAGCTGTTGGAGGGAGCTCAGCCCCTGAGCCCCCTGCCAGCAGCCGCTGCCTCCTTAGCTTCTCCTGCTACCCGCTCCTACCCCAAGGCACAAGAG GAGTACATGAGGCTGTCTGACGTTTTCAGGTTCTGCAGCAATGCGCACGGCCCCAGCCTGGACACTAAAGCTTCGgctgctgcccctgctgccACTCAGCGCTCTTTCTTGCTTGCTGTACCTCCCGCAGCCGATGAG ATGGAGCCGCAGACACCGGTGGGCCCCGCGTGGCTCCCGGCTCTTGATTTAGAGAAGTGGTACCAGGAGGTCATGGCTGGCTTTGAGACCTCCTCTTCTTCtgtctctcctccttcttcccctcctccactTCCAGCTAAAGCTCACTCCTCTCACAAACCTCTTCAG GTCTATCGTGCCAAAACAGAGGGCGACACCGGTGCCCTCCCCTCTCGGATGAAGAGCGGGACCCCCTCATCCTCACAGCTCAACCTCTCCGTACTGGGGCGCAGCCCCTCACCCAAG ctgaCCGCCTGCCCTCCTGCCCAGGGCCCCCCGAGCCCCGCGGGCAGCCTGCCCCGCAACCTGGCCGCCACGCTGCACGACATCGAGACCAAGCGCCAGCTGGCCCTGCAGCAGAAGG CCGAGCCGCTCCCGGCAGAGCCCTTGCAGCAGGGCAATCTACCAG GTCAGCAGGTGATCGAGGAGCAGAAGCGGCGACTGGCGGAGTTGAAGCAGAAAGCGGCCGCCGAGGCTCAATCCCAGTGGGAAGCCCTGCACGGGCAGCCTCCCTTCCCCACTGCCTTCCCCCAGCTCGTGCATCATTCCATCCTCCACCATCACCGTCCCCACGGCAGCGGGTCCCGCGCTGAGGAGCTGGACCACGCGTACGACACCCTGAGCCTGGAGAGCTCGGACAGCCTGGAGACCAGCATCTCCACCGGCAACAACTCTGCCTGCTCGCCTGACAACATCTCCAG TGCCAGCGGGATGGAAGCGGGGAAGattgaggagatggagaagatgctgAAGGAGGCACACGCGGAGAAGTCACGGCTGATGGAGTCTCGG GAGCGCGAGATGGAGCTGCGGCGGCAGGCACTGGAGGACGAGCGCCGGCGCCGGGAGCAGCTGGAACGGCGGCTGCAGGACGAGACCGCGCGGCGACAGAagctggtggagaaggaggtcAAGCTGCGGGAGAAGCACTTCTCGCAG GCTCGTCCCTTGACGCGGTACCTCCCCATCCGCAAGGAGGATTTCAACCTGCGGCTGCACATCGAGTCCTCAGGCCACAACGTGGACACCTGCTACCACGTCATCCTGACGGAGAAGATGTGCAAGGGCTACCTGGTCAAGATGGGCGGCAAGATCAAGTCTTGGAAGAAGCGCTGGTTCGTCTTTGACCGCATGAAACGCACTCTCTCCTACTACGTGG ATAAACACGAGACAAAGCTGAAGGGCGTCATCTATTTCCAAGCCATCGAAGAGGTTTATTACGACCACCTCCGCAGCGCGGCGAAG agcCCCAACCCCGCCCTCACCTTCTGCGTCAAGACCCACGACCGCCTCTACTACATGGTGGCCCCCTCGGCGGAGGCCATGCGCATCTGGATGGACGCCATCGTCACCGGTGCCGAGGGCTACACCCAGTTCATGAGCTGA
- the PHLDB1 gene encoding pleckstrin homology-like domain family B member 1 isoform X8, with the protein MGSEQAAKLDGGCDAAGAGWKELHPEGRAGGTAGDSCPVRSQQQPVPESAWRLRAGTMEAPGRAPASPARRVQTIIQNSPLDLIDTGKGLKVQTEKPHLVSLGSGRLSTAITLLPLEEGRTTIGTAATDIILQGPGLAPQHCYIENERGTLTLHPCGNACAIDGVALQRPTRLTQGCTISLGQATFLRFNHPAEAKWMKSMIPAGGRSPAASFGLPAKPEALVNGSHQPAEHGRPSHSSLVSSIEKDLQDIMDSLVLEEPASSGSKKPPTRGRSPLSPMVNGGGRCLLSPPASPGTASGGSSYENASPAFSPLSSPASSGGCTSPSPSSSQEQGPAMPPLVPLRSSSYNHTVQPPQRPPGGGPGEPWPPEKLGDPRASSPRLTPRAAPRARGALQDRPPSPFREVRDPSAASRQPLGRTAPEPRLQPPESPRAARRNVESMRELPPLSPNLSRRAPSPRAAPDTPSLQPRLGREVPGSPRARRKGLEEPRGAGSPSPPLPAETPPRRPSFGSCLSPAYGLGSPAVPSPRQSPRVPRKLLGDPRLPTGPRERKNSITEISDNEDELLEYHRRQRQERVREQEMERLERQRLETILNLCAEYTKTDSAEPGDMHWLLAGDADAGRRLPRGAVALGRAVEELRQRESLERSDEENLKEECSSTESTHHEHEELAGPRAKEAQRLEEERAGILGHLDQLKSRVKELEQQLQETTREAEMERALLQGERESEAARLRQEQELAQQLQEKLSSLDSSIWKERDKERAKVDAERKELEHLRALYHESKSHLAQCPESMREQLREQMRREAEVLETEAKLFEDLEFQQLERESRLEEEREARGQQLLQSRAECHRSIARRKERVAALDAQAAQIRLQSTQEAERLARERNSVLQLLQKEKEKLVSLERRYQLVTGGRTFPKMSSALREMEPQTPVGPAWLPALDLEKWYQEVMAGFETSSSSVSPPSSPPPLPAKAHSSHKPLQVYRAKTEGDTGALPSRMKSGTPSSSQLNLSVLGRSPSPKLTACPPAQGPPSPAGSLPRNLAATLHDIETKRQLALQQKAEPLPAEPLQQGNLPGQQVIEEQKRRLAELKQKAAAEAQSQWEALHGQPPFPTAFPQLVHHSILHHHRPHGSGSRAEELDHAYDTLSLESSDSLETSISTGNNSACSPDNISSASGMEAGKIEEMEKMLKEAHAEKSRLMESREREMELRRQALEDERRRREQLERRLQDETARRQKLVEKEVKLREKHFSQARPLTRYLPIRKEDFNLRLHIESSGHNVDTCYHVILTEKMCKGYLVKMGGKIKSWKKRWFVFDRMKRTLSYYVDKHETKLKGVIYFQAIEEVYYDHLRSAAKSPNPALTFCVKTHDRLYYMVAPSAEAMRIWMDAIVTGAEGYTQFMS; encoded by the exons ATGGGGAGCGAGCAGGCAGCCAAGTTGGACGGAGGCTGCGATGCTGCGGG AGCCGGCTGGAAGGAGCTGCACCCCGAGGGACGGGCTGGGGGCACAGCGGGCGACTCCTGCCCGGTGAGGAGCCAG cagcagcctgtgcctgAGAGTGCCTGGCGTCTCCGAGCGGGCACCATGGAGGCTCCCGGCAGGgctcctgccagcccagcccGCAGAGTCCAGACCATCATCCAG AACAGCCCCCTGGACCTGATCGACACGGGCAAGGGGCTGAAGGTGCAGACGGAGAAGCCGCACTTGGTGAGCCTGGGCAGCGGCCGGCTCAGCACCGCCATCACTCTCCTGCCCCTGGAGGAAG GGAGGACCACCATCGGCACAGCTGCGACAGACATCATCCTGCAGGGCCCTGGCCTGGCGCCCCAGCACTGCTACATCGAGAACGAGAGGGGGACGCTCACCCTGCACCCCTGCGGCAACGCCTGCGCCATCGACGGCGTGGCGCTCCAGAGGCCCACGCGCCTCACCCAGG GGTGCACCATCTCTTTGGGCCAGGCCACTTTCCTCCGCTTCAACCATCCTGCCGAGGCCAAGTGGATGAAGAGCATGATCCCGGCGGGAGGCAGGAGCCCGGCGGCTTCCTTTGGGCTACCAGCAA AGCCCGAGGCCCTGGTGAACGGCAGCCACCAGCCGGCTGAGCACGGGCGCCCCAGCCACAGCTCCCTGGTCAGCTCCATCGAGAAGGACCTGCAGGACATCATGGACTCGCTGGTGCTGGAGGAGCCGGCGTCCTCTGGCAGCAAGAAGCCACCCACCCGCGGCCGATCCCCCTTGTCCCCCATGGTGAACGGGGGTGGCCGTTGCCTCCTGTCCCCCCCGgccagccctggcacagcctcGGGGGGCTCCAGCTACGAGAATgcctccccagccttctcccCACTGTCGTCGCCGGCCAGCAGCGGCGGCTGCACCAGCCCCTcgcccagcagcagccaggagcagggcCCGGCCATGCCCCCCCTCGTCCCGCTCCGCTCCTCCAGCTACAACCACACCGTGCAGCCCCCTCAGCGCCCGCCCGGCGGGGGTCCCGGTGAGCCTTGGCCACCCGAGAAGCTGGGGGACCCCCGTGCGAGCAGCCCCCGGCTGACCCCCAGGGCGGCTCCGCGGGCGCGGGGAGCCCTGCAGGATCGGCCCCCCAGCCCCTTTCGGGAGGTGCGGGACCCCTCGGCCGCCAGCCGGCAGCCCCTTGGCAGGACGGCCCCCGAGCCCCGGCTGCAGCCCCCCGAGAGCCCGCGGGCAGCTCGCAGGAACGTGGAGAGCATGCGGGAGCTGCCCCCCCTGAGCCCCAACTTGTCGCGACGGGCCCCCAGCCCCCGGGCAGCCCCCGACACCCCCTCTTTGCAGCCCCGGCTGGGCAGGGAGGTGCCCGGCAGCCCCCGTGCCAGGCGCAAGGGGCTGGAGGAACCGAGGGGTGCCGGGAGCCCTTCGCCCCCGCTGCCAGCGGAGACCCCTCCGCGCCGCCCCAGCTTTGGCTCCTGCCTGAGCCCCGCGTACGGGCTGGGCTCCCCGGCCGTGCCCTCGCCCCGGCAGAGCCCCCGCGTCCCCAGGAAGCTGTTGGGGGACCCCCGGCTGCCAACGGGGCCTCGAGAGCGCAAGAACAGCATCACCGAGATCAGTGACAATGAGGATGAGCTGCTGGAATACCACCGGCGGCAGCGGCAGGAGCGGGTGCgggagcaggagatggagcGCCTG GAGCGGCAGCGCCTGGAGACCATCCTGAACCTCTGCGCCGAATACACCAAGACCGACAGCGCCGAGCCGGGTGACATGCACTGGCTCCTGGCTGGCGACGCGGATGCTGGCCGGCGGCTGCCCAGGGGTGCCGTGGCGCTGGGTAGAGCCGTTGAGGAGCTGCGGCAAAGGGAGAGTCTGGAGAGGTCGGACGAGGAGAACCTGAAGGAGGAGTGCAGCAGCACTGAGAGCACCCACCACGAG CACGAGGAGCTGGCTGGCCCCCGAGCCAAGGAGGCACAGCGGCTGGAGGAGGAGCGCGCTGGCATCCTCGGCCACCTGGACCAGCTGAAGAGCCGTGtcaaggagctggagcagcagctgcaggagacgACACGAGAG GCAGAGATGGAGCGGGCGCTGCTGCAAGGCGAGCGGGAATCGGAGGCGGCGCGGCTGCGGCAAGAGCAGGAGttggcacagcagctgcaggagaagctcTCCAGCCTGGACAGCAGCATCTGGAAGGAGCGGGACAAG GAAAGGGCAAAGGTTGATGCTGAAAGGAAGGAGCTAGAGCACCTCCGGGCGCTTTACCATGAGTCGAAGAGCCACCTTGCTCAGTGCCCCGAGTCAATGCGGGAGCAGTTGCGGGAGCAGATGCGAAGG GAGGCGGAGGTGCTGGAGACGGAGGCCAAGCTGTTTGAGGACCTGGAGTTCCAGCAGCTGGAGCGGGAGAGCCGCCTCGAGGAGGAGCGGGAGGCACGgggacagcagctcctgcagagccGGGCTGAGTGCCACCGCAGCATCGCCCGAAGGAAG GAGCGAGTGGCCGCACTGGatgctcaggctgcccagatcCGGCTGCAGAGCACTCAGGAGGCCGAGCGCCTGGCCAGGGAGAGGAACAGcgtcctgcagctcctgcagaag gagaaggagaaactcGTGTCTCTGGAGAGGCGATACCAGCTCGTCACCGGTGGCAGGACCTTCCCCAAAATGTCCTCAGCTCTCAGGGAG ATGGAGCCGCAGACACCGGTGGGCCCCGCGTGGCTCCCGGCTCTTGATTTAGAGAAGTGGTACCAGGAGGTCATGGCTGGCTTTGAGACCTCCTCTTCTTCtgtctctcctccttcttcccctcctccactTCCAGCTAAAGCTCACTCCTCTCACAAACCTCTTCAG GTCTATCGTGCCAAAACAGAGGGCGACACCGGTGCCCTCCCCTCTCGGATGAAGAGCGGGACCCCCTCATCCTCACAGCTCAACCTCTCCGTACTGGGGCGCAGCCCCTCACCCAAG ctgaCCGCCTGCCCTCCTGCCCAGGGCCCCCCGAGCCCCGCGGGCAGCCTGCCCCGCAACCTGGCCGCCACGCTGCACGACATCGAGACCAAGCGCCAGCTGGCCCTGCAGCAGAAGG CCGAGCCGCTCCCGGCAGAGCCCTTGCAGCAGGGCAATCTACCAG GTCAGCAGGTGATCGAGGAGCAGAAGCGGCGACTGGCGGAGTTGAAGCAGAAAGCGGCCGCCGAGGCTCAATCCCAGTGGGAAGCCCTGCACGGGCAGCCTCCCTTCCCCACTGCCTTCCCCCAGCTCGTGCATCATTCCATCCTCCACCATCACCGTCCCCACGGCAGCGGGTCCCGCGCTGAGGAGCTGGACCACGCGTACGACACCCTGAGCCTGGAGAGCTCGGACAGCCTGGAGACCAGCATCTCCACCGGCAACAACTCTGCCTGCTCGCCTGACAACATCTCCAG TGCCAGCGGGATGGAAGCGGGGAAGattgaggagatggagaagatgctgAAGGAGGCACACGCGGAGAAGTCACGGCTGATGGAGTCTCGG GAGCGCGAGATGGAGCTGCGGCGGCAGGCACTGGAGGACGAGCGCCGGCGCCGGGAGCAGCTGGAACGGCGGCTGCAGGACGAGACCGCGCGGCGACAGAagctggtggagaaggaggtcAAGCTGCGGGAGAAGCACTTCTCGCAG GCTCGTCCCTTGACGCGGTACCTCCCCATCCGCAAGGAGGATTTCAACCTGCGGCTGCACATCGAGTCCTCAGGCCACAACGTGGACACCTGCTACCACGTCATCCTGACGGAGAAGATGTGCAAGGGCTACCTGGTCAAGATGGGCGGCAAGATCAAGTCTTGGAAGAAGCGCTGGTTCGTCTTTGACCGCATGAAACGCACTCTCTCCTACTACGTGG ATAAACACGAGACAAAGCTGAAGGGCGTCATCTATTTCCAAGCCATCGAAGAGGTTTATTACGACCACCTCCGCAGCGCGGCGAAG agcCCCAACCCCGCCCTCACCTTCTGCGTCAAGACCCACGACCGCCTCTACTACATGGTGGCCCCCTCGGCGGAGGCCATGCGCATCTGGATGGACGCCATCGTCACCGGTGCCGAGGGCTACACCCAGTTCATGAGCTGA